The genomic DNA CAATCATCCCCACTTTTAGCATATCTGGAGTTGTCACTGCTTCCTCCCCTGAAGCTGCTGAAATTATAAGGGCTGTCATGAGGATAGCAGCCCAGATACTTACATTTAACCGCATTAGAAACATTACATTATACCTCCACGAATTTTTTGTCAGTCTGAAAGAACCCCTTTTTCTTCAAGCCATACCTTCAAAGGCACATCTGCATCCTTGGGTGAAAAATGCCCGTTTGCATTCGTCCCGCCACCGAGCAGCTGCTGTCGAATTGGGTCGTTGCGCTCGAACATCTCCTCCGGAATGGTCATATTATCTTTGCTCCGTATCCATCGATAGCCATATCCGTAAAAGAGCCCCTTGCGAGTGATGTCTGAGTCGTTTTCACTGCGGGCATGCCACAGCCGCCGATCGAAGAAGACCGCATCCCCCGGTTTACAACAGACCGCTATTGCTCCCTCAGGAAGTGAACCATCTGTCGGACGGTCCTCAAGTTTATCCCATAAGTGGCTGCCGGGGATGATATAAAAGTTTCCGCGTCCAGGCTCTGAGCAGTCCGACAACCAGTAGACGACTTTGACAGAGAGACGCGGCCGCGGTGAGCTTTCCATCTCGATGTTAACACGTCCACTATCCTGATGCCAGCCGAGCGGCGTTGGTTTACCACGAACTTCCTCCCGACGTGGCGGTGTTATAATAAAATGGCTGTGATAGGAATAGATGTTCCAGCCCAAAATACCCCAGACCTTCGGGAACGTCTTATACCAATCCAAAATATTCACGAAAACCTGATCTGTACCGAGGAAATTCGGATAGAAGAAATTGTTATGCGC from Candidatus Poribacteria bacterium includes the following:
- a CDS encoding phytanoyl-CoA dioxygenase family protein; amino-acid sequence: MLDERHLQHQLTDEQRSAINEDGYFIVENALPSDLVERLETRVDNIYQTHLDAGYDPHTKNQLTAHNNFFYPNFLGTDQVFVNILDWYKTFPKVWGILGWNIYSYHSHFIITPPRREEVRGKPTPLGWHQDSGRVNIEMESSPRPRLSVKVVYWLSDCSEPGRGNFYIIPGSHLWDKLEDRPTDGSLPEGAIAVCCKPGDAVFFDRRLWHARSENDSDITRKGLFYGYGYRWIRSKDNMTIPEEMFERNDPIRQQLLGGGTNANGHFSPKDADVPLKVWLEEKGVLSD